A window of Ranitomeya variabilis isolate aRanVar5 chromosome 2, aRanVar5.hap1, whole genome shotgun sequence contains these coding sequences:
- the FBXO25 gene encoding F-box only protein 25 isoform X2 produces the protein MPFLGQDWRSPGWSWMKTEDGWKRCEFPCDDFERNNFNLHLLNINDGETFETESCSLPPTKSEKEQFNNTTKSQYFYQEKWIYVHKESTRERHGYCTLGEAFNRLDFSSAIQDIRRFSYVATLLHLIAKSQLTSLSGAAQKNYFNILETIVRKVLEDQYNPQLIRDLLNDLSSTLCILIREGGRCVLIGNMNIWISRLETILSWQEQLMTLQISPQLGNGPTLCDLPQQMKSNILFRFSDAWDIINLGQMTQSWHILSEDHHLWKELCKYHFSEKMFCKDLIFTENGHIDWKLMFFTLEKYYPKREQYGDTLHFCRHCSILFWKDSGHPCTANDPQSCLTPVSPQHFIDLFRF, from the exons ATGCCGTTTCTGGGTCAAGATTGGCGTTCTCCAGGTTGGAGCTGGATGAAAACAGAGGATGGATGGAAACGATGTGAATTCCCCTGTGATGACTTTGAAAGGAACAACTTCAATCTTCACCT GTTAAATATTAATGATGGCGAAACCTTTGAGACTGAAAGCTGCTCTCTACCCCCGACGAAAAGTGAAAAGGAGCAATTCAACAACACCACAAAGTCGCAGT ACTTTTACCAAGAGAAATGGATATATGTGCACAAAGAAAGTACAAGAGAA AGACACGGGTACTGTACCTTGGGCGAAGCCTTTAATCGTTTAGACTTTTCAAGTGCAATCCAGGACATCCGAAGGTTCAGTTATGTGGCTACA TTGCTTCATCTAATTGCTAAATCTCAGCTCACGTCCCTGAGCGGTGCGGCTCAGAAGAATTACTTTAACATCCTGGAAACCATTGTAAGAAAAG TTCTTGAGGATCAGTACAATCCACAATTAATTCGGGATCTTCTTAATGACCTGAGCTCCACCCTGTGTATCCTGATCAGGGAAGGTGGCAGATGTGTTCTGATCGGAAATATGAACATCTGGATTTCTCGGCTGGAGACTATCCTTTCATGGCAAGAACAGCTGATGACCCTTCAGATCAGTCCG CAACTTGGCAATGGTCCGACCCTGTGTGATCTGCCACAACAGATGAAGAGCAACATCCTCTTCAGGTTCTCTGATGCCTGGGACATAATCAACCTGGGTCAGATGACACAATCGTGGCATATTCTCAGCGAAGACCACCATCTCTGGAAAGAGCTTTGCAAATATCACTTTTCAGAGAAAATG TTTTGTAAAGATTTGATCTTTACAGAAAATGGTCATATTGACTGGAAACTAATGTTCTTCACACTGGAGAAGTACTACCCAAAAAGGGAACAGTACGGGGACACGCTGCACTTCTGCCGGCACTGCAGCATCCTGTTTTGGAAG